The Longimicrobium sp. DNA segment GCGCGTGCTGGCCGCGTATCTGTTCGGGAGCGCCGCCCGGGGCGACGACGTTCCCGGAAGCGATCTCGACGTTCTCGTCATCACGCCCGACGCACGGGCTGCCGAAGCGGTGCACGATACACTTTCAGCCCGTGCGCCAGCACTCCGAACGTACTTTGGCGTGGTGCTCTCGCCCGTGGTGCTGGACTTGGCAACCGCTCGTGAGCAGGCGGGCAGCACGGACAGCTTTCTACGTGACGCAATCCGTGACGGCCGGCGGATTTACGGAAAGGCATTGGAGGAACTGCTTTGGTAACACGGGGGCGCCGCAAGGATACCGACCGCAACCAGGCCGCGAAATATCGGAACGTCGGCTCTGCCGTCCTGCAGAGCGCGCAGGATCTCGAAGATTCTCGCGACGGATGAGACCCGCTACGGCAATGCCATCTCAGTGATCGCCATCCACGCGGCCATCGCGTACAACGACGCGATCACGATTGCGTATGGCGGGTTCAAGTCCACCGAAGGGGAGCACGTCCGAGCGCCGGACGCGCTGCTCGCCGCGCTGAAGAACCCCTCGCCCGACGCGGTGGACCTGCTCCGGCGGTCGTCAAGAAGAAGGACGCGGTCTCCTATCAGGGAGTGTACAGTACGATCTCCGACGCGTCCGCGATCCTTCGCAAAGCCGAGTCGTTCTGCGCCTGGGCCGAAGAAGCGTACCGGCGGCGCCCGCCCGCGTGACGGCCTCCTTCGTTGATGCCCCGGTCGCGAGGGCGAAAGTGAGTCGGCGGGGGCTCGACGAGCTTCCCTGCGGCCTCGGGATCGCCCAAGGTACGAAGACTCTCGGTAACCCGTGCCGACCTGGGCCTCGGGCCCGGCCAACTCCACCCCCGAACCTCCGTAAGACGCCGCGCCGGCAGGCCGTCCGCTCTTACCGCGCGTCGAACTCCGTCGGCCTTGTACGATCCGAGGTTTCCTGGAGACGTTCCCGGTGCTCAGGGGGGAGTCGCGCTGCGTCCGCGAACCGGCCCGCCCACTCGATCCACCGCCGGGCACCCGCCCAATCCTGCCGCTCGGCTGCCTGGTCCGCTCGCCAGAGCCCCACCTCGAACACGATCTGCGCCATCTGGTTCGGGAACGTGCGCCGCACCACGCTGCGGTCGCCGGGCGTGAATGCAGGCGTGGCATAATCGGCCGGGACCACCCGGGCCAGCGCGGCGTCGACGGCGTCGAGATCCACCCCGGCCCTCTCCCCCGCCGACGGGATCCGGTAGCCCGTACCCAGGCTCACCAGCGAATCCATGTGGACGCCGAGAAGGGTGGGATCGCCTGTGCGGGCGAAGACCACCGGGCGCTGCATGCGACCTTCACGCGCGGAACGCACCCACGATTGCACGACCCGGTAGGCGATGTACTTGACGGCCGCGGTGCTGTCGACGTACTCGGGGGTGATCGTATCCAGCTGCTCCACGGGCAGCGGCAGCGGAAGATCGTGCGCCCGGCTCACCGAACCCGCGTACCACGCCGCATCGAGCAGCCCCACGTTCACCACGGCGACGTCGGGGCGCACACCCTCGGCGAGCTGCAGGACGAGGGCGGGGTAGGTGTCGAGATCGCCGTTGGTGAGCAGGATGCTCCCCCGGGGCAGAGACTCCAGCACCCAGCGGTTGTACGCGAGTGCGCTGCCGCTGAAGAACCCCGCCTCGTGCAGGCGGCGCAGAGCCTGTTCCGCCGCCTGCCGGTCGTCGCGCCGCAGCGCCTCCATGTGGATTGCCATCCAGGCGCCCCCGTCCGCGGGGTCACACGCCACGGCTGCCCGGTAGTGCGCCCAGGCGCTGTCCGCGTTCGCCTCATCCCACGAGCTCAACTGCGGGTTGTACAGGTCGCCCAGCACCGTGTGCGCAAAGCTCGCGCAGTCTCCCATGGCCACCGCGCGGTGCGCCTCCCGTCGCGCTTCCGTGCGCTCATCCAGGCGCCGATAGACCTCGGCCAGCCAGGCGTGCGTCTCGGCGGAGGCGCCTGGGCGTTCCGCCAGCGCGCGGACCTGGCCGGCGGCCGCACCGTACTGATGGTGCCAGTACGGCTGAAGGGCATCCCGGAGCGCCTCGTCCCTGGTCTGCGCGAGCGAGGGCGCGGCCCACAGGGCGCCGGCCAGGACGATTGTGATGATGGGGTGCTTCGAATTCATGATCCAACACCTCGCGGGAAGTGGCCAGCGGGAGGCCCTGCGTTCCGGCCCACGGCGCGGCGTAGAGGCGGCACGGCGCGACGCGGGAGTGTCGGCGGCTTTTTCCGCCGCATCATCACAGCCGCGCGTCCAGGCCCAGGCTGAACGACACACGGTCGCGGTCCTGCACATCGCTCAGCGACTCGTGCTCGTAGCCGGTGGACCAGCGGACGCCCAAACCCCCGCCCAGCGGCGTCTTTCCGTACAGGCCCACGCGGTAGGTGTTGGCGCGCCCCAGTTCGAACTCCAGCGGCGACTCCGTGGGCGCCGTGCCCGCGCCGACGACGAGCGTGGCGTACGACTCGGGGGACGAGAAGTAGCGGCGCGCCAGGAGCGAGCCCGAAACGGAGGTGCCGTCGTCCTGCGGCGTGATGAAGGGGCGCGCGGAGAAGTAGTAGTTGCCCCGGTACAGCCCCGCCGAGCCCGTGAAGATGGTGGCGCGCGCGTTCTGGAATTCCAGGTGCCGCATTCCGATGGAGGCCTCCGTTCCGCTGGCGGGGCTGGTGTAGATCTCCGCCCCGATCCGCGCGATGGGAAAGATGGACGCCTCCGAATACCCCGCGTTCAGGTATGCGTAGGTGCCGCGGGCGATGCGCGGATACGCGTCCATCTCCACCTGCACCCCGTTCTGCCCGAAGCGCTGCGCCCAGTTCAGCCGCGCGATCAGGGTGGCGCCCGGGTCCTTGCGCGAGACTTCGGCCGTGGTGGTGTGCCACGGGTCCAGGTCCGCCCCGCCGAACCTCACATGCCCGTAGTCCAGCCGCGCGCGCCACTCCACGGCCGCCGCAACCGGCTCCGGCGTCCGCACGCATCCCAGGTCAACGGGGCAACCCGTTTCCTGGGCACCCGCCGGCCCGCACAACAGGATCGACGCCGCCAGCAGGGCGACACGTCCGCGACCCACGAAGCTCATCTCCCTCATCCCTGATCGACTCCTGCTGTCGCCGCTCGTGAGACTGCGTGATCGCATAAAGTAGCGTGAAGCCCCGCCGTCTCGCACGAGCAGGGCCACCGATTCGCCGAACGAAGAAGCCCCGCCGGCAGCGAGCCGGGCGGGGCTGTTCGTTCGCTGGTGTAACAGATCCGTCAGCCGCCCACCCGGGCCTTGATGGTGTTGGCGATCACCATCACGATCCCGGCGCCGATCAGCAGGAGCACGGTCGCGCCGATGAACGCGCCGATCTGCGCCACGAACACCCGCCGCTTCGACATCGGGTACAGGCGTGGCAACACCTTGTATGGAACCACCATCCCCACGTAGATGAACAGCGCGAGCTCCGCCAGCAGCACCCAGGTCATGCTTTCGGGCGTCAGCGTCATCAGCGCCGTGCTGATGATGGCGGCGGCGGCCACGTACGCGTTGAACACGGCGGCCTCTTCCACCGAGATCCGCCGGCCCGTGCTCCAGTGGAATCCCAGCCCGTACAAGCCCAGGTACGTCATCAGCAGGAGGATGCTGAACTCGGTGTTCAGCTCCTCGCCCAGCCCGGGAATCAGCTCGCCCACCTGCGTGCCCGTGGCCTTGCTGGCCAGCAGCGACGCAATGAAGCTCAGCACCAGGTACTTCACCGGGCTCTGGACGGCGCTGCGGGGCAGGGCCTCGGGGACGGGCTCCGGGAAGACGTGGCCGGCGCGCTGGGCGGGGCCGGTCATCGCCGTGCGGAAGAAGCGCAGCGGGCGAGCGATGATCCACCACGTGGTCACCGCGTACTCGCGCAGGTCTTCCACCCGGTCCATGAC contains these protein-coding regions:
- a CDS encoding YaiO family outer membrane beta-barrel protein translates to MSFVGRGRVALLAASILLCGPAGAQETGCPVDLGCVRTPEPVAAAVEWRARLDYGHVRFGGADLDPWHTTTAEVSRKDPGATLIARLNWAQRFGQNGVQVEMDAYPRIARGTYAYLNAGYSEASIFPIARIGAEIYTSPASGTEASIGMRHLEFQNARATIFTGSAGLYRGNYYFSARPFITPQDDGTSVSGSLLARRYFSSPESYATLVVGAGTAPTESPLEFELGRANTYRVGLYGKTPLGGGLGVRWSTGYEHESLSDVQDRDRVSFSLGLDARL